From Chryseobacterium sp. IHB B 17019, one genomic window encodes:
- a CDS encoding FecCD family ABC transporter permease, translating into MSTQFKILCLLLLIAIIFMAVINLNTGFLSLNVSDFFQDSSNSQIAEIRVNRVLVMLLAGISIPTSGFLMQEYFQNPLAGPDILGITSVASLSVAFYIFFSYNIDLPEFLQNSFLSLSSIAGSLLLMLVLLSMSRKFQDKTYLIIFGFLVSAFAGAVVSLLQFYAENQSLKNYILWSFGANNMVTRNQIVVLSILVLIGSFICFKSIKPLIGNSLGASYAQSLGVNLQHLKILIIVASSLLSASVTAFLGPILFIGIIVPHFCRLIYNPAKLWQQWILNMFLGMLIMLFFSIIAEKTQIPLNVISSIFGIPVILMMLLKENKI; encoded by the coding sequence ATGTCAACTCAATTTAAAATCCTGTGTTTGCTTTTATTAATCGCAATTATTTTCATGGCGGTTATTAATCTGAACACAGGATTTTTAAGTTTAAATGTATCCGATTTTTTCCAGGATTCTTCAAACAGCCAGATTGCTGAAATTCGCGTAAACCGTGTATTGGTAATGCTTTTGGCGGGAATTTCAATTCCTACTTCGGGTTTCCTGATGCAGGAATATTTTCAGAATCCGCTGGCTGGGCCGGATATTCTCGGAATTACTTCTGTAGCGAGCCTTTCGGTGGCTTTTTACATTTTTTTTTCTTACAATATTGACCTCCCGGAATTTCTTCAAAACAGTTTTCTAAGTTTATCTTCGATTGCCGGAAGCTTACTTTTAATGTTAGTTTTATTGTCGATGTCGAGAAAATTTCAGGATAAAACGTATTTAATCATCTTCGGATTTTTGGTTTCGGCTTTTGCGGGAGCTGTTGTTTCCCTTCTTCAGTTTTACGCAGAAAATCAAAGCTTAAAAAATTATATTTTGTGGTCTTTTGGGGCTAATAATATGGTGACGAGAAATCAGATTGTTGTTTTGTCGATATTAGTTTTAATAGGATCATTCATTTGTTTTAAAAGTATAAAACCTTTAATTGGAAACTCATTAGGAGCTTCTTATGCTCAAAGTCTGGGTGTAAACCTGCAGCATTTAAAGATATTGATTATCGTTGCTTCTTCCCTGCTTTCCGCTTCAGTTACGGCATTCTTAGGGCCGATTTTATTTATAGGCATTATTGTTCCCCATTTTTGCAGATTGATTTATAATCCCGCAAAACTTTGGCAACAATGGATTTTGAATATGTTTTTGGGGATGTTGATCATGCTTTTTTTCTCCATCATTGCTGAAAAAACGCAGATCCCATTGAATGTGATAAGCTCAATCTTTGGAATTCCTGTGATATTGATGATGCTGTTGAAAGAGAATAAAATATAA
- a CDS encoding TlpA family protein disulfide reductase, translating to MKKIILSTLVLFAVASCKKEGQKTDETAVTDSISTAENTESPANASFAKESSIDEVNKILAKKDDTLYVTNFFATWCGPCIKEIPDFKNKMNELKDKPVKFTFINLDEKAVWNTKVKDFTDQNGITANTIFVDGNKLDQNFFASNFKQWSGQTIPFTLLRKGSKTEEITQMISKEELDSKIASFLQ from the coding sequence ATGAAGAAGATAATTTTATCCACGCTTGTCCTGTTTGCAGTGGCAAGTTGTAAAAAAGAAGGTCAGAAAACTGATGAAACTGCGGTTACAGACTCCATTTCAACAGCAGAAAATACGGAATCTCCGGCAAATGCTTCATTCGCGAAGGAAAGCTCAATTGATGAAGTCAACAAAATTTTAGCAAAAAAAGATGACACATTATATGTTACCAATTTTTTTGCAACATGGTGTGGGCCTTGCATCAAGGAAATCCCTGATTTTAAGAATAAAATGAATGAATTAAAGGATAAACCTGTAAAATTTACATTCATTAATTTGGATGAAAAAGCAGTTTGGAATACAAAAGTAAAGGATTTCACAGATCAAAACGGAATTACTGCGAATACCATTTTCGTAGATGGAAACAAGCTTGATCAAAACTTTTTCGCATCCAACTTTAAACAATGGTCTGGACAGACAATTCCTTTCACGCTTTTAAGAAAAGGAAGCAAAACGGAAGAGATTACCCAGATGATATCTAAAGAAGAGCTGGATTCAAAAATCGCTTCTTTCTTACAATAA
- a CDS encoding flavin reductase family protein: MEQQIYKGKLTQFHWLKITKKEELTKNTFSLEFEIPENLKENFKFEAGQFVSIKFQSHGKDVINDYSMTSAPYEKKIALGIKINSPDGETSQLFKNYNTGDKLLVSEPSGRFTLVSKPSEFRTIVGFAAGIGITPILSHFKNILHSESRTRMFLFFGNKTREDLIYREQLDNLARTCGERLQIFYFFSQEKTSNSFFHGRLDDKKLSLIINQILHLDDTDEESTIWDAVDEVLICGKGDMIKTLANACYHHGIPKKNIHFELFEEYNDDIYPIEKEFPLIENVEVEFKMLGKQYQTELPDNKEKILQQLLIQKFQVPYSCKSGICGSCECILEEGEVELLENEYLTEKEEEKGHILACMSIAKSKKIKLNFDLT, from the coding sequence ATGGAACAACAAATCTATAAAGGGAAACTGACGCAGTTTCATTGGCTAAAAATAACGAAAAAGGAAGAACTGACCAAAAATACTTTTTCTCTGGAATTTGAAATTCCTGAGAATCTGAAAGAGAATTTCAAATTTGAAGCGGGTCAGTTTGTAAGTATAAAATTTCAATCTCATGGTAAAGATGTCATTAATGATTACTCGATGACTTCGGCGCCTTACGAGAAAAAAATTGCATTAGGAATAAAGATAAATTCTCCTGATGGAGAGACTTCACAATTATTCAAAAACTATAATACCGGTGACAAATTATTGGTAAGCGAACCCAGCGGCAGGTTTACTTTGGTTTCAAAACCGAGCGAATTCAGGACGATTGTGGGTTTTGCAGCAGGAATCGGAATCACACCGATTTTAAGCCATTTTAAAAATATTCTTCATAGCGAATCAAGAACGAGGATGTTTTTATTCTTTGGAAATAAAACAAGAGAGGATTTAATTTATAGAGAACAATTAGATAATCTTGCGAGGACTTGTGGAGAAAGGCTTCAGATTTTTTATTTTTTTTCCCAGGAAAAAACGTCAAACAGTTTTTTTCACGGAAGATTAGATGATAAAAAATTAAGTTTAATTATTAATCAAATTCTACATTTAGACGATACTGATGAAGAATCTACTATTTGGGATGCTGTAGACGAAGTTTTAATCTGCGGAAAAGGAGATATGATTAAAACTCTTGCCAACGCATGTTACCATCATGGCATTCCGAAGAAAAATATTCACTTTGAGCTTTTTGAAGAATATAATGACGATATTTACCCTATTGAAAAAGAATTTCCGTTGATAGAAAATGTGGAAGTAGAGTTCAAAATGTTAGGAAAACAATATCAAACTGAGCTTCCTGATAATAAAGAAAAGATACTTCAGCAGTTATTAATTCAGAAATTTCAGGTTCCTTATTCTTGTAAATCAGGAATCTGTGGCAGCTGTGAATGTATTTTGGAAGAAGGCGAGGTTGAACTGCTGGAAAATGAATATTTAACGGAAAAAGAAGAGGAAAAAGGACATATTTTAGCCTGTATGTCAATTGCGAAAAGCAAAAAAATAAAACTTAATTTTGATCTTACTTGA
- a CDS encoding SanA/YdcF family protein — protein sequence MRIVKNIFNLIIISIEIGILLICLANAWVFALTDGRTYTKISKIPPREIALVLGTSPKMRSGQSNPYFTKRMDATALLYHHGKIKQIIVSGEKSRGYDEPAAMKNYLVYQEGVPEDIIIEDPKGFNTYKSILRCKDIYKKDNIIIVSQGFHNLRALLFARNNSMNALGFDAQDVNKPESYYRNQFREILARTVAVVYFALGISPD from the coding sequence TTGAGAATTGTCAAAAACATATTTAACCTGATTATCATATCAATAGAAATAGGGATTCTATTGATATGTCTTGCTAATGCATGGGTTTTTGCTTTGACAGACGGAAGAACATATACTAAAATCTCAAAAATTCCGCCCCGGGAAATTGCGCTTGTTTTAGGAACTTCGCCTAAGATGAGATCGGGCCAGTCTAATCCTTATTTTACGAAAAGGATGGACGCCACAGCGCTGCTTTATCATCATGGAAAAATCAAACAGATTATTGTAAGCGGTGAAAAAAGCAGGGGATACGACGAGCCTGCCGCTATGAAAAACTATCTGGTTTATCAGGAAGGTGTGCCGGAAGATATCATCATTGAAGACCCGAAGGGTTTTAACACCTACAAAAGCATTTTGCGTTGTAAAGATATTTATAAAAAAGATAATATTATCATTGTTTCACAGGGTTTCCACAACCTTCGCGCCTTGCTTTTTGCCAGGAATAATAGTATGAATGCTCTGGGTTTTGATGCACAGGATGTGAATAAGCCGGAAAGCTACTACAGGAACCAGTTTCGGGAGATTCTCGCAAGAACGGTTGCTGTAGTATATTTTGCACTGGGAATTTCTCCGGATTAG
- the tamL gene encoding translocation and assembly module lipoprotein TamL: MSCKHYKNSPQKYYKIISFATFVGLLYACSTTKKVPDGEYLLVKNNFEFEDKKEPFDGELKSYVQQKPNKRQILFMPLSLWLYNAANPKYDTLLNEYMTYPNELRDQKLRDSLFVKYDMKSSIGKSLFFDRLYHSWGSAPVILDQTKTEKGAQSIEKRLTYRGYWDAEVKFKHDLDSAAKKAAVTYFITHKDPTYIKEYYYNITDPNVKNIYQQKLHETLIKQGQILDQTVLEKEVTRINDLMREYGYYKFNSLGDEIYFVADSIKSRKQVPLTLEIHRDSLDTPYKIATVGNIDVAIVDEMNDFPKNTTKDSLRGIRFHKTTNQYNNRAIWRAITVGSKQVYDQKKFDLTKRNLLSMNNFSILKARDSLRRGGGTSPNDSIIDVMYILKPLPKYELKVGTDINYSQLLNLGVSPSIDLTTRNIFGGAENLSTSLSGTFGSIRSPKDISKRVLAYELSAQASLNFPRLLLPFDYYKLLPKRYSPTSSIVLGASVQNNIGLGRVNFNTGLNYLATVNDKVSHRLTIFNTQLSLTKNKDAYYDYFVNDREVLDEVFENYFQSHPDVAAKYNSGQLTRDQVSEQITDDLTYQENLGPEYDNLYNAFIGTLVNKDRQTEDVLISSMIYNFVYNEIGKKDYPNAFYFNGKVELAGNIFSIFNQKRNDGGIVTGAAKTIFGIPYAQFVKFDFDVRKYFKFNRNTLVLRQFVGVGIPYGNSESMPVIRSYFNGGSNDIRAWVAFGGLGPADSQVDERVRTYITDNVKLTTNIELRVPFNDMYEGALFTDIGNTWSLKNYNDGYGDEFKFNKFFKQVGIGSGFGLRVNVAYITLRLDLAYKIYDPNKPEGDRWRLKYFQPFKPTLNIAFGYPF; this comes from the coding sequence ATGAGCTGTAAGCATTATAAGAATTCTCCTCAAAAATATTATAAAATTATCTCATTTGCAACATTTGTTGGTCTATTGTATGCTTGCAGCACGACTAAAAAAGTTCCTGATGGTGAATATCTGCTTGTAAAAAATAATTTTGAGTTTGAAGATAAAAAAGAACCTTTCGACGGTGAGCTGAAAAGCTATGTTCAGCAAAAGCCAAACAAAAGGCAAATTCTTTTTATGCCCTTAAGTTTGTGGCTGTACAATGCCGCAAATCCAAAATATGATACCCTTCTCAATGAATACATGACTTATCCTAATGAATTGAGAGATCAGAAATTAAGAGACTCTCTTTTCGTAAAATACGACATGAAAAGCAGTATCGGGAAAAGCTTGTTTTTCGACAGATTGTATCACAGTTGGGGTTCTGCTCCTGTAATTCTGGATCAGACAAAAACGGAAAAAGGTGCTCAGTCTATTGAAAAAAGGCTTACCTATCGCGGTTATTGGGATGCAGAAGTGAAATTCAAGCATGATCTTGATTCTGCGGCTAAAAAAGCTGCGGTCACTTATTTTATCACTCACAAAGATCCTACTTATATCAAAGAATATTATTATAATATTACAGATCCAAACGTAAAAAATATTTATCAGCAAAAGCTTCATGAGACGTTGATAAAGCAAGGGCAGATTCTCGATCAGACGGTGCTTGAAAAAGAAGTTACAAGAATTAATGATCTGATGAGGGAATATGGATATTATAAATTTAACAGCCTTGGAGACGAAATATATTTCGTTGCCGATTCTATTAAAAGCAGAAAACAGGTTCCTCTGACGTTAGAAATTCACAGAGATTCTCTGGATACGCCATACAAAATAGCAACCGTCGGAAATATAGATGTGGCTATTGTTGATGAAATGAATGATTTCCCAAAAAATACAACGAAAGATAGCTTAAGGGGAATCAGGTTTCACAAAACCACAAATCAATATAATAACCGTGCGATCTGGAGAGCAATCACGGTTGGCAGTAAACAGGTTTATGATCAGAAAAAATTTGATCTTACAAAAAGGAATCTACTGTCAATGAATAACTTTAGTATCCTCAAAGCAAGGGATTCTTTAAGACGTGGTGGCGGAACATCTCCTAATGACAGTATTATTGATGTAATGTATATTTTGAAGCCACTTCCTAAGTATGAGCTAAAAGTAGGAACAGATATTAATTATTCCCAACTTTTAAATCTGGGAGTTTCACCTTCGATTGATCTTACAACAAGGAATATCTTTGGCGGCGCAGAAAACCTTTCCACGAGTCTTTCCGGAACTTTTGGTTCCATAAGAAGCCCAAAAGATATAAGCAAGAGGGTTTTAGCCTATGAATTATCTGCTCAGGCATCCCTTAATTTTCCAAGATTATTGCTGCCATTCGATTATTATAAATTACTACCTAAAAGATACAGCCCTACTTCATCTATTGTTTTAGGGGCCTCGGTTCAGAATAATATTGGATTGGGAAGGGTGAATTTCAATACAGGTTTAAATTATCTGGCAACAGTTAATGATAAGGTTTCTCACAGGCTGACAATTTTTAATACACAGTTGAGTTTAACCAAAAATAAGGATGCATATTATGATTATTTTGTAAATGACAGAGAGGTTTTGGATGAAGTTTTCGAAAATTATTTCCAATCTCATCCTGATGTTGCTGCAAAATACAACTCAGGCCAACTTACAAGAGATCAGGTTTCAGAGCAAATTACGGATGATCTTACTTATCAGGAGAATTTAGGCCCTGAATATGACAACCTTTACAATGCATTCATTGGTACTTTAGTAAATAAAGACAGGCAAACCGAGGATGTTTTAATTTCTTCCATGATTTATAATTTTGTTTATAATGAAATTGGAAAAAAAGATTATCCTAATGCCTTTTATTTTAATGGAAAAGTGGAATTAGCCGGAAATATATTCAGCATTTTCAATCAAAAAAGAAATGACGGAGGAATTGTAACCGGTGCAGCAAAGACCATCTTCGGTATTCCTTATGCTCAGTTTGTGAAGTTTGATTTTGATGTAAGAAAGTATTTTAAATTTAATAGAAATACCCTTGTTCTTCGTCAGTTCGTAGGAGTCGGGATTCCGTACGGAAACTCTGAAAGCATGCCTGTTATCAGGTCTTATTTTAATGGAGGTTCCAATGATATCAGGGCTTGGGTGGCTTTTGGCGGATTGGGTCCGGCAGATTCTCAGGTAGATGAGAGGGTTCGTACATATATCACAGACAATGTGAAGCTTACAACAAATATAGAATTGCGGGTTCCTTTCAATGATATGTATGAAGGGGCATTATTTACTGATATCGGTAATACATGGAGCCTCAAAAATTATAATGACGGATATGGGGATGAATTTAAGTTTAATAAATTCTTCAAACAAGTAGGTATAGGAAGTGGATTCGGGTTGAGGGTTAATGTAGCCTATATCACATTAAGACTGGATTTGGCGTATAAAATATATGACCCGAACAAGCCGGAAGGCGACAGATGGAGATTAAAATATTTCCAGCCTTTCAAGCCTACATTGAATATCGCATTCGGTTATCCTTTCTAA
- a CDS encoding TrmH family RNA methyltransferase, producing MLTAHTIKILQSLDKKKFRQKYNLFLVEGNKIICELFNSNFKIKEIFSTDPQKLDRTDIPVTHISENELKKISFLQNPKDSVAVCYLETEEQFEDQNIQLVLDGIQDPGNLGTIIRLADWFGIEQIICSEDTVDFYNPKVIMASMGSFTRVNLVYTNLVEYLSNTENVNIGTDMEGENIYTFKKPEKINLILGNEGNGMRPETEKLLRKSISIPRFGKSQSTESLNVSMAAGIILGQLFSDRN from the coding sequence ATGCTTACAGCTCATACAATAAAAATTTTACAGTCTTTAGATAAAAAGAAGTTCAGACAAAAATACAATTTGTTTTTGGTTGAAGGTAATAAAATCATTTGTGAACTTTTTAATTCTAACTTTAAAATTAAAGAAATATTCTCTACCGATCCGCAAAAATTGGACCGTACTGATATACCTGTTACCCATATCTCTGAAAATGAGTTAAAAAAAATTAGTTTTCTTCAAAATCCGAAAGATTCTGTGGCGGTTTGCTACCTGGAAACTGAAGAACAATTTGAAGATCAGAATATTCAGCTGGTACTTGATGGGATCCAGGATCCGGGTAATTTAGGGACAATAATCAGACTGGCAGACTGGTTCGGAATTGAGCAGATTATCTGTAGTGAAGATACGGTTGATTTTTATAATCCGAAGGTGATTATGGCAAGTATGGGATCTTTTACAAGGGTAAATCTCGTTTATACAAATTTAGTTGAATACCTTTCAAATACAGAAAATGTAAATATCGGGACGGATATGGAAGGGGAAAATATTTATACTTTTAAAAAGCCTGAGAAAATCAATTTGATTCTGGGTAATGAGGGCAACGGAATGCGTCCGGAAACAGAAAAGCTCCTTCGAAAGAGCATTAGCATCCCAAGATTCGGGAAATCGCAGTCCACAGAAAGCCTGAATGTTTCTATGGCGGCGGGAATTATTCTGGGGCAACTGTTTTCAGATAGAAATTAG
- a CDS encoding phage holin family protein, producing MIETIKEYASKRIDLLKIEATEKSSLSAGMITYFVVLLVAFGFFIILFNFGIAFLIGKALGEYSYGFLIVAAFYLLIMIVIIIFKKKIVNYVADQVIKFLNY from the coding sequence ATGATTGAAACTATAAAAGAATATGCTTCCAAAAGGATAGATCTTCTTAAAATTGAAGCCACTGAAAAGTCTTCTCTTTCTGCCGGAATGATCACTTATTTCGTCGTATTACTGGTTGCCTTTGGTTTTTTTATTATTCTGTTCAATTTCGGAATCGCATTCCTTATAGGAAAAGCATTGGGCGAATATTCCTATGGATTCCTTATTGTTGCGGCTTTTTATCTTTTAATAATGATTGTTATTATTATTTTTAAAAAGAAAATCGTAAATTATGTAGCAGATCAGGTTATTAAATTTTTAAATTATTAA
- a CDS encoding YtxH domain-containing protein, whose protein sequence is MSKKNNTAGILAGLLAGAAAGVILGMLYAPEEGKETRKKIKTKANDLKDQAKNKYGEVSEKVKDQYGNISSTFKETASNVAHTVKDGYDKYKDQIVSKTADVVKNVESELNDLK, encoded by the coding sequence ATGTCTAAAAAAAACAATACAGCGGGTATTTTGGCAGGACTTCTTGCAGGTGCTGCAGCAGGTGTAATTTTAGGAATGCTTTATGCTCCGGAAGAAGGTAAGGAAACAAGGAAGAAGATAAAAACTAAAGCCAACGATCTTAAAGATCAGGCTAAAAACAAATACGGAGAAGTTTCTGAAAAAGTAAAAGATCAATATGGTAATATTTCTTCTACATTCAAAGAAACAGCAAGTAATGTAGCACATACGGTAAAAGACGGATATGACAAATACAAAGATCAGATTGTTTCTAAAACTGCAGACGTAGTAAAAAATGTAGAATCAGAGCTGAATGATCTAAAATAA
- the cmk gene encoding (d)CMP kinase, with protein sequence MKKPVIAIDGYSSTGKSSISKVIAEKLGLIHLDTGALYRGVTWFALQNCLNDDGSINLDELFSSFDQIELEFKNDHGELILFLNHIDISKAIRTNEVSDNVSFVAKQKEVRDFLLQSQRSLAEKGGIIMDGRDIGTVVLPNADYKFFLTASIDERTKRRYKELITLGIEADEKQVKENLIERDKIDSEREIAPLKQAEDAVVIDNTHLTKHETIESILSHIKKI encoded by the coding sequence ATGAAAAAACCTGTAATTGCTATCGACGGGTACTCGTCTACCGGAAAAAGCTCAATATCTAAAGTCATCGCCGAAAAGCTGGGGCTTATTCATCTGGATACAGGTGCGCTTTACAGAGGAGTAACCTGGTTTGCGCTTCAGAACTGCCTTAATGATGATGGTTCTATTAACCTTGATGAGCTGTTTTCTTCATTCGATCAGATTGAGCTTGAGTTTAAAAATGATCATGGCGAGTTGATTCTTTTTCTTAATCATATTGATATTTCAAAAGCTATCAGGACCAATGAAGTTTCTGATAATGTAAGCTTCGTTGCCAAACAGAAAGAAGTAAGGGATTTTTTACTCCAGTCTCAGCGTTCTTTGGCAGAAAAAGGTGGCATCATTATGGACGGACGTGACATAGGGACAGTAGTTCTGCCAAATGCGGACTACAAATTTTTCCTGACAGCAAGCATTGACGAACGCACAAAAAGACGCTATAAAGAGCTTATCACTTTAGGAATTGAAGCTGATGAAAAGCAGGTGAAAGAAAACCTTATAGAACGCGATAAGATCGACAGTGAGAGGGAAATAGCCCCCTTGAAGCAAGCCGAAGATGCTGTAGTAATTGATAACACCCATCTCACGAAACATGAAACTATCGAAAGTATTTTATCTCACATCAAAAAGATTTAA
- the porQ gene encoding type IX secretion system protein PorQ, whose amino-acid sequence MKKIVIFSLFLSGIVSYAQTGTNVFPFLNLPVSARQAALGGDAISIRDHDVSFAIANPSLLNKDSDNQLSVNATAYLADSKYGTIAYAKDFDNGHMATVNARYMSYGDIPRTDDSGFENGTFKASDVAIGAGYAYQFEEDWTIGGGINFITSKIDNYTSSAIAGNLGVTYHNKKNKETASVILRNFGYQFKTFNGTRENLPFRIDLGYTRILKAIPLAITITAHDLQEFNISSQYNVNGQEVNAGRKIADHFSIGAELFPEKSFNIRLGYNVKRGNELAVADQRNFSGLSGGFGIKLSRFRIDYAHVRYHNSSNVNQIGISVDLTSHAGY is encoded by the coding sequence TTGAAGAAAATTGTCATTTTTTCATTATTTCTATCAGGAATTGTTTCTTATGCACAAACAGGAACAAATGTTTTTCCGTTTTTGAACCTTCCTGTATCTGCAAGACAGGCTGCTTTGGGTGGAGATGCAATTTCAATTAGAGATCATGATGTTTCCTTTGCCATTGCAAACCCATCTTTGCTGAATAAAGATTCTGATAACCAGCTTTCCGTGAATGCAACAGCCTATCTAGCTGATTCCAAATACGGTACTATCGCTTACGCAAAAGATTTTGATAACGGTCATATGGCCACCGTCAATGCCCGATATATGAGCTACGGTGATATTCCCAGAACGGATGACAGCGGTTTTGAGAACGGAACATTCAAAGCTTCTGATGTAGCCATCGGAGCCGGATATGCCTATCAGTTTGAAGAAGACTGGACGATTGGTGGTGGAATTAATTTCATCACTTCAAAAATCGACAATTACACATCTTCTGCCATCGCCGGAAATTTAGGGGTAACGTATCACAATAAGAAAAATAAAGAAACGGCTTCTGTGATCCTGAGGAATTTCGGGTATCAGTTCAAAACTTTCAACGGGACAAGGGAGAACCTTCCTTTTAGAATAGATTTAGGCTATACGAGAATTTTAAAAGCAATTCCTTTGGCCATTACCATTACCGCTCACGATTTGCAGGAATTTAATATTTCTTCTCAATATAATGTAAACGGACAGGAAGTAAATGCAGGTAGAAAAATTGCCGACCACTTCTCTATCGGTGCAGAATTGTTTCCGGAGAAAAGCTTTAATATTAGATTGGGATATAATGTAAAAAGAGGAAACGAGCTTGCCGTGGCAGATCAGAGAAACTTTTCAGGGCTTTCCGGTGGATTTGGGATCAAGCTTTCAAGATTCAGGATTGATTATGCTCATGTGAGGTATCACAATTCTTCGAACGTCAATCAGATCGGTATTTCTGTTGACCTTACAAGCCACGCCGGATATTAA
- the pyrH gene encoding UMP kinase, translated as MKYKRILLKLSGEALMGNRQYGIDNERLQEYAAEIKKVVDKGCEIAIVIGGGNIFRGVAGAAKGMDRVQGDYMGMLATVINGMALQGALEDAGIKTRLQSAIEMDKVAEPFIKRRAVRHLEKGRVVIFGAGTGNPYFTTDTAATLRAIEIGADVILKGTRVDGIYDSDPEKNADAVKYNSLSFDEVYAKNLKVMDMTAFTLSHENKLPIIVFDMNKEGNLEKIVDGENVGTLVDL; from the coding sequence ATGAAATATAAAAGAATCCTTCTAAAACTTAGTGGTGAAGCCTTAATGGGGAACAGACAATATGGTATTGACAATGAAAGGCTACAGGAATACGCAGCTGAGATCAAAAAAGTAGTTGATAAAGGCTGTGAAATCGCCATTGTAATTGGAGGAGGAAATATTTTCCGTGGCGTTGCTGGTGCAGCAAAAGGGATGGACAGAGTGCAGGGAGATTACATGGGAATGCTTGCAACGGTAATCAACGGAATGGCACTTCAGGGTGCTTTGGAAGATGCGGGGATCAAAACGAGGCTTCAGTCTGCCATCGAAATGGATAAAGTAGCTGAACCTTTCATTAAAAGAAGAGCCGTGAGACACCTTGAAAAGGGCAGAGTAGTGATCTTCGGGGCAGGAACGGGAAATCCATATTTCACAACGGATACTGCTGCAACTTTAAGAGCTATTGAAATTGGTGCCGATGTTATTTTAAAGGGAACCAGAGTAGACGGAATCTACGACAGCGACCCGGAAAAAAATGCAGACGCCGTAAAATATAATTCATTATCTTTCGACGAAGTTTATGCTAAAAACCTGAAAGTAATGGATATGACAGCATTTACCTTAAGCCATGAAAACAAATTACCTATTATCGTTTTTGATATGAATAAAGAAGGTAATCTGGAGAAAATTGTAGATGGAGAAAATGTTGGTACTTTAGTTGATTTGTAA
- the frr gene encoding ribosome recycling factor yields MEELDLILESVKQDMDAAVKHLEHAFQRIRAGRASTNMVQDVMVEYYGAMTPINQVANVSVPDAMTISIQPWDRTAINAIEKAIINSNLGFAPSNNGENIILNVPPLTEERRRDLAKQAKAETEQTKIVVRTARQDGLKELKKLEGVSEDVIKGLEEEIQTLTDKFIKLCDDHLKTKEAEIMKV; encoded by the coding sequence ATGGAAGAATTAGATCTTATATTAGAATCTGTAAAACAGGACATGGATGCGGCTGTGAAGCATTTGGAACATGCTTTTCAAAGAATCAGGGCAGGACGTGCTTCTACAAATATGGTTCAGGATGTAATGGTAGAATATTACGGAGCAATGACTCCCATCAACCAGGTTGCAAACGTTTCTGTGCCGGATGCCATGACGATTTCTATTCAACCTTGGGACAGAACAGCAATTAATGCTATTGAAAAAGCGATCATCAATTCAAACTTAGGTTTTGCACCTTCAAATAACGGGGAAAACATTATCCTTAATGTACCGCCATTAACGGAGGAGAGAAGAAGAGATCTTGCAAAACAGGCTAAGGCTGAAACCGAGCAAACTAAAATTGTAGTAAGAACTGCAAGACAGGACGGCCTGAAAGAATTGAAAAAATTAGAAGGTGTTTCTGAAGACGTGATAAAAGGTCTAGAAGAAGAGATCCAAACCCTTACGGATAAATTCATCAAACTTTGCGATGACCATTTAAAAACTAAAGAAGCTGAAATTATGAAAGTATAA